The following proteins come from a genomic window of Triticum aestivum cultivar Chinese Spring chromosome 6A, IWGSC CS RefSeq v2.1, whole genome shotgun sequence:
- the LOC123132385 gene encoding uncharacterized protein isoform X2, with protein MEALARGGEMQRCGVVRMERQLQIRAQPPALSFLRRLPCGQLRLLPALHPHVFSSNPRRSSSHIGECSLLGLVLLLRLRSQPSRTFPRSSSSWPGPLVTINKMKKTNNLFL; from the exons ATGGAGGCCCTAGCTCGAGGCGGCGAGATGCAGAGATGCGGGGTGGTGCGGATGGAGAGGCAGCTTCAGATCCGCGCGCAGCCGCCCGCactctccttcctccgccgccttCCCTGTGGTCAG CTCCGTCTTCTCCCCGCCCTCCATCCTCATGTGTTCAGCAGCAACCCTAGGAGGAGCTCGAGCCACATCGGTGAATGTTCTCTGCTAGGTTTGGTGCTACTACTCCGTCTTCGATCCCAACCATCTCGCACGTTCCCGAGATCGTCGTCTTCCTGGCCGGGACCCCTG GTTACCATCAACAAAATGAAGAAAACCAACAATTTATTTTTGTAG
- the LOC123132385 gene encoding uncharacterized protein isoform X1: MEALARGGEMQRCGVVRMERQLQIRAQPPALSFLRRLPCGQLRLLPALHPHVFSSNPRRSSSHIGECSLLGLVLLLRLRSQPSRTFPRSSSSWPGPLVCNSWHLAHLRLNSCWNGKQRFHLVTINKMKKTNNLFL, encoded by the exons ATGGAGGCCCTAGCTCGAGGCGGCGAGATGCAGAGATGCGGGGTGGTGCGGATGGAGAGGCAGCTTCAGATCCGCGCGCAGCCGCCCGCactctccttcctccgccgccttCCCTGTGGTCAG CTCCGTCTTCTCCCCGCCCTCCATCCTCATGTGTTCAGCAGCAACCCTAGGAGGAGCTCGAGCCACATCGGTGAATGTTCTCTGCTAGGTTTGGTGCTACTACTCCGTCTTCGATCCCAACCATCTCGCACGTTCCCGAGATCGTCGTCTTCCTGGCCGGGACCCCTG GTTTGTAATTCATGGCATTTGGCGCATCTGCGCTTAAATTCTTGCTGGAATGGTAAACAACGATTCCATTTG GTTACCATCAACAAAATGAAGAAAACCAACAATTTATTTTTGTAG
- the LOC123132387 gene encoding uncharacterized protein, producing MRLLCGEPGRGPLGGAACRGCGVRRARRTDASATVLDEVVAATVMARRRDGEQQWPLVPVQEIRKRHGVRAERSQAEGSVVAPMRATASCPAAGCNDETLCACRPEGVAAEGGRPWPYPPRRRSARM from the exons ATGCGGCTGCTCTGTGGAGAGCCGGGCCGAGGCCCGCTCGGAGGAGCGGCGTGTCGTGGCTGTGGTGTCCGCCGCGCCCGGAGGACTGATGCTTCTGCGACCGTCCTCGACGAGGTTGTTGCCGCTACAGTGATGGCGAGACGGCGAGACGGCGAGCAGCAGTGGCCGCTAGTTCCAGTTCAAGAAATTAGAAAAAGACATG GCGTTCGTGCCGAGAGGAGCCAGGCCGAGGGGAGCGTCGTTGCGCCGATGCGCGCCACTGCCTCCTGTCCCGCAGCGGGCTGCAACGATGAGACTCTGTGCGCGTGCCGGCCGGAGGGTGTCGCTGCAGAGGGTGGTCGGCCATGGCCATATCCTCCGCGCCGTCGATCTGCGCGGATGtga
- the LOC123132388 gene encoding uncharacterized protein isoform X1, which yields MQMTESPFLPRERLFKQQQYFQSLSKHTHLKGRYDAITSVGIPLALAASSLFMIGRGVYNMSHGIGKKE from the exons ATGCAGATgacggaatcaccgtttttgccgCGTGAAAGGCTTTTTAAGCAGCAGCAGTATTTCCAGAGCTTGAGCAAGCACACTCACCTGAAAGGGCGTTACGATGCGATCACCTCCGTTGGCATCCCCCTCGCGCTCGCTGCATCAAGCCTATTCATGATT GGCCGTGGTGTCTACAACATGTCTCACGGAATCGGGAAAAAGGAGTGA
- the LOC123132388 gene encoding uncharacterized protein isoform X2: MTESPFLPRERLFKQQQYFQSLSKHTHLKGRYDAITSVGIPLALAASSLFMIGRGVYNMSHGIGKKE; encoded by the exons ATgacggaatcaccgtttttgccgCGTGAAAGGCTTTTTAAGCAGCAGCAGTATTTCCAGAGCTTGAGCAAGCACACTCACCTGAAAGGGCGTTACGATGCGATCACCTCCGTTGGCATCCCCCTCGCGCTCGCTGCATCAAGCCTATTCATGATT GGCCGTGGTGTCTACAACATGTCTCACGGAATCGGGAAAAAGGAGTGA